A single window of Leptospira semungkisensis DNA harbors:
- the rplC gene encoding 50S ribosomal protein L3: MAKGLIGKKIGMSQIFDEQGNIIPVTVLEVGPCAVSQVKSVSTDGYDAIQLAFQDDKEKHLTKAETSHLAKAGLKPKRVLKEFRNFGDQPAAGSELKAQDVFTVSDVVKVTGTSKGKGFQGVIKRYGHHGGPGAHGSRFHRHPGSMGSNTTPGRVFKGRKLPGRTGFDTKTVLNLKVVRIHEAENLVFVSGSVPGPANSIITIEKI; this comes from the coding sequence ATGGCAAAGGGATTAATCGGTAAAAAGATAGGGATGTCCCAAATCTTCGACGAACAAGGAAATATCATTCCTGTAACCGTCTTAGAAGTAGGTCCCTGCGCAGTTTCCCAAGTCAAGTCCGTATCTACGGACGGTTACGACGCGATTCAATTGGCTTTTCAGGACGATAAAGAAAAACACCTGACCAAGGCTGAAACCAGCCATTTGGCAAAAGCCGGGCTGAAACCTAAAAGAGTGTTGAAGGAATTTCGTAATTTCGGCGATCAGCCGGCGGCTGGATCCGAGTTAAAGGCGCAAGACGTCTTCACGGTTTCTGACGTAGTAAAAGTTACGGGAACTAGCAAAGGAAAAGGCTTCCAAGGTGTTATCAAAAGATACGGACACCATGGTGGACCAGGAGCTCACGGCTCTCGTTTCCATAGACACCCTGGATCCATGGGATCCAACACTACTCCAGGTAGAGTGTTCAAAGGTCGCAAGCTGCCAGGACGTACCGGTTTCGATACAAAGACGGTATTGAATCTAAAAGTAGTTCGTATCCACGAAGCTGAGAATTTGGTTTTTGTAAGCGGTTCCGTTCCAGGACCTGCAAACTCCATCATAACTATTGAGAAGATATAA
- a CDS encoding 50S ribosomal protein L23, with translation MNLNEVILSPIITEKSQDLETIGEKTGKRTVKYTVEIHPRANKTLVKEAFRKIYNVTPSSVNIQVYRGKVKRFRHLPAPKAHWKKAIVTFQDGASIDFGKEA, from the coding sequence ATGAACCTGAACGAAGTAATTTTATCTCCGATCATCACTGAGAAGTCTCAAGATCTTGAGACTATCGGCGAAAAGACCGGTAAAAGAACCGTAAAATATACTGTGGAAATTCATCCTAGAGCGAACAAGACTCTGGTGAAGGAAGCTTTCCGCAAAATTTATAATGTAACTCCTTCTTCTGTAAACATTCAAGTTTACCGTGGAAAGGTGAAAAGATTCCGTCATTTGCCTGCTCCGAAAGCACATTGGAAAAAAGCCATCGTGACTTTCCAAGACGGAGCGAGCATCGACTTCGGAAAGGAAGCATAA
- the rpsJ gene encoding 30S ribosomal protein S10, with the protein MAGQKIRVKLKAFDHKLIDQSTYEIVATAKRTGATVSGPIPLPTKKEIYTVLRSPHVNKKSREQFEMKTHKRLIDILDTNEDTVEALMKLQLPAGVSVDIKS; encoded by the coding sequence ATGGCTGGCCAAAAGATCAGAGTAAAGCTTAAAGCTTTCGATCATAAGTTGATCGACCAATCAACTTACGAGATCGTTGCGACTGCCAAAAGGACCGGAGCTACTGTCTCCGGTCCGATTCCTCTTCCAACGAAGAAGGAAATATACACAGTCCTCCGTTCTCCACACGTAAATAAAAAATCAAGAGAGCAGTTTGAGATGAAAACTCACAAACGGCTTATCGACATCCTAGACACCAACGAGGATACGGTAGAAGCATTAATGAAATTGCAACTACCAGCCGGTGTGTCCGTGGATATTAAATCCTAA
- a CDS encoding bifunctional helix-turn-helix domain-containing protein/methylated-DNA--[protein]-cysteine S-methyltransferase encodes MKDQEITDFNRIEKAISFIRKNFKSQPSLDKVANELHLSPHHFQRMFTEWAGVSPKKFLQYTTVEYAKKILKENKFSLLDTAFESGLSGTSRLHDLFMNIEGMTPGEYKNGGTSLSINYSFAETPFGRLLVASTTKGICYISFSENDTKSFKDLQTIFPNANYTQTVDMIQQNALFIFTHDWKKLNKIKLHLKGTDFQIKVWETLLKIPMGKLSTYGEIAKRLDRPNASRAVGTAIGSNPVAFLIPCHRVIQSSGEFGEYHWGSSRKVAMIGWEASRMNLNDADQNDL; translated from the coding sequence ATGAAAGACCAAGAAATTACAGACTTCAATCGGATAGAGAAAGCGATTTCCTTTATTCGCAAGAATTTCAAATCCCAACCTTCTTTGGATAAGGTTGCCAACGAGCTGCATCTCAGCCCCCATCATTTCCAAAGAATGTTTACCGAATGGGCGGGAGTAAGTCCTAAAAAGTTCCTACAATACACTACCGTTGAATACGCGAAGAAAATTCTGAAAGAGAATAAGTTCTCTCTTTTGGACACTGCTTTTGAATCGGGGCTTTCCGGGACGAGCAGGCTTCACGATCTGTTTATGAATATTGAAGGAATGACTCCTGGCGAGTATAAGAACGGGGGAACGAGCCTCTCAATCAATTATAGCTTTGCGGAAACTCCTTTTGGCAGACTGTTAGTTGCCTCGACTACTAAAGGAATTTGTTATATTTCGTTTTCTGAAAATGATACGAAGTCGTTCAAGGACCTCCAGACAATTTTTCCGAATGCAAATTACACTCAGACCGTGGATATGATCCAGCAAAATGCTCTCTTCATTTTCACTCACGATTGGAAGAAGCTGAATAAGATCAAACTCCACCTGAAAGGAACTGATTTCCAAATCAAGGTCTGGGAAACACTTCTTAAGATCCCGATGGGAAAACTTTCGACTTACGGAGAGATTGCAAAGAGACTAGATCGGCCAAATGCATCTAGAGCAGTTGGTACTGCAATCGGAAGCAATCCGGTGGCGTTTCTCATCCCTTGCCATCGAGTGATCCAATCTTCGGGAGAATTTGGAGAATATCATTGGGGAAGTTCTCGCAAGGTAGCAATGATCGGCTGGGAAGCAAGTCGTATGAATTTGAACGATGCGGATCAAAACGATCTATGA
- the rplV gene encoding 50S ribosomal protein L22: MEAVAIARFIRMSPRKLRLVADEIRGYEVAEALDILKYTNKRAIEPIFKLIKSASANAVVKSESADPGKMFIKKILVDEGPILKRFRPRARGRAARIRKRTSHVTVVISD; the protein is encoded by the coding sequence ATGGAAGCCGTAGCGATAGCAAGATTCATCAGAATGTCTCCTCGTAAACTTCGTCTCGTCGCTGATGAGATCCGCGGTTACGAAGTAGCAGAAGCTCTGGACATTCTTAAATATACGAACAAGAGAGCGATTGAGCCTATCTTCAAACTGATCAAGTCTGCTTCTGCAAATGCGGTCGTGAAAAGTGAGAGTGCCGATCCTGGAAAAATGTTCATCAAGAAAATCCTCGTGGACGAAGGCCCAATTCTAAAACGCTTCCGTCCTCGTGCTCGCGGTAGAGCTGCAAGGATTCGTAAGAGAACCAGCCACGTAACCGTGGTAATCTCGGATTAA
- a CDS encoding elongation factor G-like protein, which produces MSLPHLNPGIFAHIDAGKTTLLERILFETGKISAPGRIEEGTTESDYLAEEIERGISIQSTVACIPYPNSEKARLLLQFVDNPGHLDFQSQANASLLVSDFGLVLIDTFEGLKSQTFQNVEALRKSGKPILFFLNKLDRPGADILTSLVDLEVALGKEPVLLFREDGSIPILQKEGQEGEFLPLIEWDPELSEEYLKDHSLLPELALQGLLKGFWSGNLFPVLGGSALQGKGVHELLTLLEILAKGKKPASSQSKEGIAIVFKREVHPDLGKLLHFQALAPIKTGDSIFFGETEYKIQNLYRISARDYEETTKVEAGELLATDSFFFPRPGDLLTRHNIPKASLLSPIRRQFQILLEPEKGEDREELWRALQDLAWLDESVAVDILSETGQFRLSGTGELHLEISLSRLKESFLKSFQTSGIKVARFALWKNLVQKVAFQHTAFDHKISSGQVLASLESSHSFSKGVRFNVQLPSSVEEAITSAFDEVMARGKDGEEVLGLSMIIESYESPPGANVDELSSLIKVAVIKGLKDIIPDYSELIGPRSELEILTPDLYLGDILASLAKRDARIRKVTSVTDGRQLIQASAATQNLLGFSGVLRNMAQGRGVLSLDSLFDFDNHSVLF; this is translated from the coding sequence ATGTCCCTTCCTCATTTAAACCCTGGAATCTTCGCGCATATAGACGCAGGAAAAACCACTCTTCTAGAAAGGATTCTTTTCGAGACGGGAAAGATCAGTGCTCCCGGAAGGATAGAAGAAGGGACCACTGAGTCCGATTATCTTGCTGAGGAGATAGAGAGAGGGATTTCCATACAATCCACAGTGGCCTGTATTCCTTATCCAAACTCGGAGAAGGCAAGGCTGCTTTTACAATTCGTGGATAATCCTGGGCATTTGGATTTTCAATCTCAGGCAAATGCGTCCTTGCTCGTAAGCGATTTTGGGCTTGTGCTGATAGACACATTCGAGGGACTCAAATCTCAGACCTTCCAAAACGTGGAAGCGCTTCGAAAATCAGGAAAACCAATATTATTTTTTCTGAATAAACTGGATCGGCCTGGCGCGGATATACTCACCTCTCTCGTGGATCTTGAGGTGGCTTTAGGAAAGGAACCGGTCCTTCTGTTTAGAGAAGACGGCAGCATTCCCATCTTACAGAAAGAAGGACAAGAAGGGGAGTTCTTGCCTTTGATCGAATGGGATCCTGAACTTTCCGAAGAATATCTAAAGGACCATTCTCTTCTTCCGGAGCTTGCTCTTCAGGGATTGCTAAAGGGTTTCTGGTCCGGAAATTTATTCCCTGTGCTCGGCGGTTCCGCACTGCAAGGTAAGGGAGTTCATGAGCTTCTCACTCTTCTTGAAATATTAGCAAAAGGAAAGAAGCCGGCTTCTTCTCAAAGCAAGGAAGGGATCGCAATCGTATTCAAAAGAGAAGTTCATCCGGATCTGGGCAAGCTTCTTCATTTCCAAGCGTTGGCGCCCATAAAAACAGGGGATTCTATCTTTTTTGGAGAAACAGAATATAAAATCCAGAACCTCTATCGAATTTCCGCAAGAGACTATGAAGAAACAACCAAGGTGGAGGCTGGAGAATTACTCGCCACCGATTCCTTCTTCTTTCCTAGGCCCGGAGATCTTCTTACAAGACATAATATACCAAAAGCCAGCTTATTGTCTCCTATCAGAAGACAGTTCCAGATCCTACTCGAACCGGAGAAGGGCGAAGATAGAGAAGAACTCTGGAGAGCACTACAAGATTTGGCCTGGCTCGATGAATCGGTTGCCGTGGATATTCTCTCAGAAACGGGGCAGTTTCGTCTATCGGGCACCGGAGAATTGCATTTAGAGATCTCACTCTCACGCTTAAAGGAGAGTTTTCTAAAAAGCTTTCAAACAAGTGGAATCAAGGTTGCAAGATTCGCTCTATGGAAAAATTTGGTTCAAAAGGTCGCATTTCAGCATACCGCGTTCGATCATAAAATCTCGAGCGGACAGGTGCTCGCGTCCTTGGAAAGCTCTCACAGCTTTTCTAAGGGAGTGCGGTTTAATGTTCAGCTACCCAGTTCAGTTGAAGAAGCGATCACTTCCGCATTTGATGAAGTGATGGCGAGGGGAAAAGATGGAGAAGAAGTTCTCGGTCTTTCCATGATCATCGAATCCTACGAATCTCCTCCGGGAGCAAACGTGGATGAACTGTCTTCTTTGATCAAAGTAGCTGTCATCAAGGGTTTAAAAGACATAATTCCGGATTATTCGGAACTCATTGGTCCTCGATCCGAGTTAGAGATACTTACACCTGATCTTTATCTCGGAGATATCTTGGCAAGTTTGGCCAAGAGAGATGCGAGGATTCGTAAGGTCACTTCGGTGACTGATGGACGCCAATTGATCCAAGCAAGCGCTGCGACGCAAAACTTGCTTGGCTTTAGCGGTGTCCTTAGAAATATGGCTCAGGGAAGGGGCGTCCTATCTTTGGACTCCCTTTTTGACTTTGATAACCATTCTGTATTGTTTTAA
- the tuf gene encoding elongation factor Tu → MAKEKFDRSKPHLNVGTIGHVDHGKTTLTAAITTTLAKVLGGKNKAVAYDQIDNAPEEKARGITIATSHQEYETANRHYAHVDCPGHADYVKNMITGAAQMDAAILVVSATDGPMPQTKEHILLARQVGVPYIIVFINKADMLAADEREEMIQMVEMDVRDLLNKYNFPGDDTPIVYGSALKALEGDESELGAPSVVKLMEALDTYVPNPERIIDKPFLMPVEDVFSITGRGTVATGRVEQGTLKINDEVEIVGVRPTTKTVVTGIEMFRKLLDSAQAGDNIGALLRGTKKEDIERGQVLAKPGSITPHRKFNAEVYVLTKDEGGRHTPFFNNYRPQFYFRTTDITGVCNLPNGMEMVMPGDNVTMSIELIHPIAMDKGLKFAIREGGKTIGSGVVAEITE, encoded by the coding sequence ATGGCTAAGGAGAAATTCGACAGGTCCAAACCGCACTTGAATGTTGGTACGATCGGACACGTTGACCATGGAAAAACCACGCTAACGGCAGCAATCACCACTACGCTTGCAAAAGTATTGGGTGGAAAAAACAAAGCCGTAGCATACGACCAAATTGATAACGCGCCTGAAGAAAAGGCTCGTGGTATCACCATCGCTACTTCTCACCAAGAGTATGAGACTGCGAACCGTCACTACGCACACGTTGACTGCCCAGGTCACGCTGACTATGTTAAGAACATGATCACCGGTGCGGCTCAGATGGACGCAGCGATCCTAGTTGTTTCTGCAACTGATGGACCAATGCCTCAAACTAAAGAGCATATCCTACTCGCACGTCAGGTTGGTGTTCCTTATATCATCGTATTCATCAACAAAGCTGATATGCTTGCTGCTGACGAGCGCGAGGAAATGATTCAAATGGTCGAGATGGACGTTCGCGATCTTTTGAACAAATACAATTTCCCTGGCGACGACACCCCTATTGTTTACGGATCCGCTTTGAAAGCTCTTGAAGGCGATGAGTCTGAGTTAGGAGCTCCTTCTGTAGTGAAACTAATGGAAGCTCTGGACACTTACGTTCCAAATCCTGAGCGTATTATTGACAAACCTTTCCTAATGCCAGTAGAGGACGTGTTCTCTATCACTGGTCGTGGAACTGTTGCAACTGGAAGAGTAGAGCAAGGAACTTTGAAAATCAACGACGAAGTTGAAATCGTTGGTGTTCGTCCTACTACTAAGACTGTTGTTACCGGAATTGAAATGTTCCGTAAACTTTTAGATTCTGCACAAGCTGGAGACAATATCGGTGCTCTTCTTCGCGGAACTAAGAAAGAAGACATCGAGAGAGGACAGGTTCTTGCTAAGCCAGGATCAATCACTCCTCACAGAAAGTTCAACGCGGAAGTTTACGTTCTTACCAAAGACGAAGGTGGACGTCACACTCCATTCTTCAATAACTACCGTCCACAGTTCTATTTTAGAACTACCGACATCACTGGCGTCTGTAACCTACCTAACGGTATGGAAATGGTAATGCCTGGTGACAACGTTACTATGAGCATCGAGTTGATTCACCCGATCGCTATGGACAAAGGTCTTAAATTCGCGATCCGCGAAGGTGGAAAGACTATCGGTTCTGGCGTAGTGGCTGAGATCACCGAGTAA
- the rplD gene encoding 50S ribosomal protein L4, whose amino-acid sequence MKAQKYSKEGKLLSEIELPAALFESKYSSGAIYDAIKAENANLRSGNHHTKTRSEVSGGGKKPWSQKGTGRARQGSIRAPHWVGGGTVHGPRKRDYSYNVSPKVKRRAVLSVLNKKAQDAVIKVVEDLDPKEFSTKAFATLFNNIGLKNTGVIGFLVGGENEVLKKSVRNIPTVKYINSKRIAVRDILYNRNLVITEAALGEILKHYGESK is encoded by the coding sequence ATGAAAGCACAGAAGTACTCAAAAGAAGGAAAACTGCTCTCGGAAATCGAACTTCCTGCAGCGTTGTTCGAATCCAAGTATAGCAGTGGCGCGATTTACGACGCCATCAAGGCGGAGAACGCGAACCTCCGTTCCGGGAATCATCATACGAAGACCCGTTCCGAAGTATCGGGCGGTGGTAAGAAGCCATGGTCCCAAAAGGGAACTGGTCGCGCTCGCCAAGGTTCCATCCGCGCTCCTCACTGGGTGGGCGGTGGTACCGTTCACGGACCTCGCAAGAGAGATTATTCGTACAATGTTTCTCCGAAAGTAAAACGCAGAGCGGTTTTATCCGTATTGAACAAAAAGGCGCAAGACGCTGTCATCAAAGTAGTTGAGGATCTGGATCCGAAAGAATTCAGCACTAAGGCTTTCGCGACTCTATTCAATAATATCGGATTAAAGAACACTGGAGTGATCGGATTTTTGGTAGGAGGAGAGAACGAAGTACTGAAGAAGTCGGTTCGCAACATTCCTACTGTAAAATACATCAACTCTAAACGTATCGCGGTTCGTGATATTCTCTATAATAGAAATCTGGTGATCACCGAAGCAGCTTTGGGAGAAATTCTTAAGCATTACGGAGAAAGCAAATGA
- a CDS encoding DUF1761 domain-containing protein, with protein sequence MLPINLISVLLATLAAMVLGFLLHGPILGKAWMRLANIVPTGNEKFSDMLPNLFWNLVANFVTAYVLAVVYLFASSSPYLTGSDIWKGVICGIWVWLGFIVTSTSMEVIWMGRKRALWLFECGCSLLVMAVMGAIIAGY encoded by the coding sequence ATGTTACCTATCAATTTAATTTCAGTTTTGCTGGCTACACTTGCCGCTATGGTTTTAGGGTTTCTTTTGCACGGACCCATTCTGGGTAAGGCTTGGATGAGGCTCGCGAATATCGTGCCCACGGGAAATGAAAAGTTCTCGGATATGCTCCCGAACCTGTTTTGGAACCTAGTTGCGAACTTCGTGACTGCATACGTACTTGCTGTCGTATATTTATTCGCGTCCTCTTCTCCTTATTTAACCGGTAGCGACATTTGGAAAGGAGTGATCTGCGGCATTTGGGTCTGGTTAGGTTTCATCGTGACCTCGACCTCTATGGAAGTGATCTGGATGGGCAGAAAGCGTGCGCTTTGGTTGTTCGAATGTGGATGTTCCCTTCTTGTCATGGCAGTGATGGGTGCGATCATCGCCGGCTATTAA
- the rplP gene encoding 50S ribosomal protein L16: MLSPKRVKFRKRQRGRLKGTDERGSKVSFGEFGLKAVTSGRLTARQIEAARITINRQVKRGGKLWIRIFPHLPITKKPAETRMGKGKGNPEFWIAEIRPGRVLFEMSGIDEATAKKALDLAAYKLPVQTEFVKRSAL, from the coding sequence ATGTTATCACCTAAAAGAGTTAAGTTCAGAAAGAGACAAAGGGGTAGACTGAAAGGAACCGACGAACGTGGTTCTAAAGTTTCCTTCGGTGAGTTCGGTCTTAAGGCCGTTACTTCCGGTCGCTTGACTGCAAGACAGATAGAAGCAGCAAGGATCACCATCAACCGCCAAGTAAAAAGAGGCGGGAAATTGTGGATCAGGATTTTTCCTCATCTTCCTATTACCAAGAAACCTGCGGAAACTCGTATGGGTAAAGGTAAAGGAAACCCAGAGTTTTGGATCGCTGAGATCAGACCTGGTCGCGTTCTGTTCGAAATGAGCGGAATCGATGAGGCAACTGCTAAGAAAGCATTGGATCTGGCAGCTTATAAACTTCCTGTCCAAACCGAATTCGTGAAGAGGTCTGCACTGTGA
- the rpsC gene encoding 30S ribosomal protein S3, producing the protein MGQKVNPIGLRIGITRGWDSIWFSQADYKKNLHEDIRIRRFIQGRFKEAGVVKVVVERFPEKINVNLHTAKPGVVIGKNGANIEAVKKVLKTMTEKPLNLNIIEVKKPETIAQCIAESIAIQIQERQPFRRVMKQELRRAMRGGVEGIKILISGRLNGADMARREGYREGRIPLHTLRAKIDLGFREASTTFGQIGVKVWTYTGDFINNKEESEEDKYAVKRRTN; encoded by the coding sequence ATGGGACAGAAAGTTAACCCAATCGGACTTCGTATCGGGATCACTCGCGGATGGGATTCCATCTGGTTCTCGCAAGCGGATTACAAAAAGAATCTGCACGAAGACATTAGAATTCGCAGATTTATCCAAGGCCGTTTCAAAGAAGCTGGCGTAGTGAAAGTCGTAGTTGAGCGTTTCCCAGAGAAGATCAATGTAAACCTTCATACTGCTAAGCCAGGTGTTGTGATCGGTAAGAACGGTGCGAATATCGAAGCCGTTAAAAAAGTTCTTAAAACTATGACTGAGAAGCCTCTTAATCTTAACATTATCGAAGTTAAGAAGCCTGAGACTATCGCTCAGTGTATCGCAGAATCTATCGCGATCCAAATCCAAGAGCGTCAACCGTTCCGTCGTGTAATGAAGCAAGAGCTTCGTCGTGCGATGAGAGGTGGAGTAGAAGGGATCAAAATCCTAATCTCCGGACGTTTGAATGGAGCGGATATGGCTCGTCGCGAAGGTTATAGAGAAGGAAGAATTCCTCTTCATACCCTAAGAGCGAAAATCGATTTAGGATTCCGCGAAGCTAGCACTACTTTCGGACAGATTGGAGTGAAAGTTTGGACCTATACCGGTGACTTTATTAACAATAAAGAAGAATCCGAAGAAGATAAATACGCCGTTAAGAGAAGGACCAACTGA
- a CDS encoding 2OG-Fe(II) oxygenase: MILKIDRIDWRDSLDILNEKGFALIPQILSHPDCEQLIRDYGSAELFRKTVSMERFRFGSGEYKYFHKPEPEMIGSIKEQFYSKLVPLANHWMELLNSDIRFPNSIGQLQELCESHGQTLSTALLLKYQTGGFNTLHQDLYGEVYFPFQLVFFLSEPEKDYTGGEFVLTQTRPRAQSKAIVLKPRKGDMLILTTNFLPVKGSKGFYKSQMRHGVSEVLSGNRYAMGVIFHDAVS, encoded by the coding sequence ATGATTCTGAAAATCGACCGAATCGACTGGCGAGATTCATTAGATATTCTGAATGAAAAAGGTTTTGCTTTGATTCCGCAGATCTTATCCCATCCCGACTGCGAGCAACTGATCAGGGATTACGGATCTGCTGAATTATTTCGTAAAACAGTTTCCATGGAACGATTTCGATTCGGCTCCGGTGAATACAAATACTTTCATAAACCGGAGCCGGAGATGATAGGATCTATTAAAGAACAATTCTATTCGAAACTGGTTCCGCTTGCAAATCACTGGATGGAACTTCTGAATTCGGACATTCGATTTCCGAATTCCATCGGCCAACTGCAAGAGCTTTGTGAATCACACGGGCAAACTTTGTCGACCGCATTGCTTTTAAAGTATCAAACCGGTGGATTTAATACGTTACATCAGGATTTATACGGAGAAGTATATTTTCCTTTCCAATTGGTTTTCTTCCTTAGCGAACCGGAAAAAGATTATACGGGAGGCGAATTTGTCCTGACCCAAACCAGACCCAGAGCACAATCGAAAGCTATCGTTTTAAAACCTCGAAAAGGTGATATGCTGATCCTTACTACGAATTTTTTACCCGTCAAAGGAAGCAAAGGATTTTATAAATCGCAAATGCGACACGGCGTAAGCGAAGTTCTGAGCGGAAACAGATACGCAATGGGTGTCATTTTTCATGATGCAGTTTCGTGA
- the rpsS gene encoding 30S ribosomal protein S19, which produces MMRSSKKGPFIDSHLMSKVIKLNSENQKKPFKTWSRRSTIFPDMIGHTIMVHNGNKFIPVYINDNMVGHKLGEFAPTRTYRGHGNTDKKAAKK; this is translated from the coding sequence ATCATGAGATCCTCTAAAAAAGGTCCGTTCATCGACAGTCACCTCATGAGCAAGGTGATCAAACTGAACTCTGAAAATCAAAAGAAACCCTTCAAGACCTGGTCTCGTAGAAGTACGATTTTCCCGGACATGATCGGTCACACCATCATGGTTCATAACGGGAACAAGTTCATTCCGGTTTACATCAATGACAATATGGTTGGTCACAAGTTGGGAGAATTCGCTCCTACTCGTACTTACCGTGGTCACGGAAATACGGATAAGAAGGCGGCGAAAAAATAA
- a CDS encoding TetR/AcrR family transcriptional regulator: protein MKKAAKQPAKTRDLQKTRERILYTAFKKFFMYGFQATSMDELVKETDLSKGAFYHQFPTKFLLGYAVVEEVIRPLILDRWILPLRDYENPLQGILDLMQMHICDTKPELLRYGCPLNNFMQEMSPVDGGFRTRLRSALRLWVKGLEKELLRAKEIGFVRKDVNAKEAASFIVMFHEGVYGFLKGSGNPELSLFFREKMKSYLESISKEGTLLA from the coding sequence ATGAAGAAAGCAGCAAAACAACCCGCTAAGACCAGGGATCTGCAAAAAACAAGAGAGCGTATTCTCTATACCGCTTTTAAGAAATTCTTCATGTACGGATTCCAGGCAACTAGCATGGACGAGCTAGTCAAAGAAACAGACCTGAGCAAAGGAGCATTTTATCACCAGTTCCCAACCAAATTCCTTTTGGGTTATGCAGTAGTGGAAGAAGTGATACGCCCTCTGATCTTGGATCGATGGATCCTGCCTCTTAGAGATTATGAAAATCCTTTGCAAGGTATACTGGACTTGATGCAAATGCATATCTGCGATACAAAGCCGGAGTTGCTTCGTTACGGATGTCCGTTGAATAATTTTATGCAGGAGATGTCTCCTGTGGACGGAGGATTTCGTACGCGACTAAGATCAGCGTTAAGACTCTGGGTGAAAGGATTAGAAAAAGAACTTCTTAGAGCAAAAGAAATTGGATTCGTCCGCAAAGATGTAAATGCAAAGGAAGCGGCCTCATTTATAGTAATGTTTCATGAAGGAGTCTACGGCTTCTTGAAAGGCTCTGGAAATCCGGAATTGTCCCTATTCTTTCGGGAGAAGATGAAATCTTATTTGGAATCCATCTCTAAGGAAGGGACACTCTTGGCCTGA
- the rplB gene encoding 50S ribosomal protein L2: MGIKKFKPVTSASRFKSVLTFDEITETEPYRPLTISLNYKAGRGEGGKIAVRRKGGRVKRKYRIIDFKRRKVGITATVKTVEYDPYRSAFISLVSYSDGEYAYILNAEGMKVGDKVSNGEAAEIKVGNALPLGKIPPGTNVHNVELKIGRGGQIARTAGSFATIAGRDGEYVLLKLPSSEVRKVHQNCYATVGICSNKDHNLVSIGKAGRNRWLGKRPKVRGVVMNPVDHPHGGGEGRTSGGRHPVTPWGIPTKGYKTRRRAKPSDKFIIQKRKGNRSR; encoded by the coding sequence ATGGGAATTAAAAAGTTTAAACCCGTTACTTCCGCCAGCCGTTTCAAATCGGTTCTTACTTTTGATGAGATCACCGAAACAGAGCCGTATCGCCCTTTAACTATCAGCTTAAACTACAAAGCTGGTCGCGGAGAAGGTGGTAAGATCGCAGTTCGTAGAAAAGGCGGAAGAGTAAAACGTAAATATCGTATCATCGACTTCAAACGCCGCAAAGTAGGGATTACCGCTACAGTAAAAACTGTAGAATACGATCCATACCGTTCAGCGTTTATTTCTCTCGTTAGTTATTCTGACGGAGAATACGCTTATATCCTAAATGCAGAGGGCATGAAAGTTGGAGACAAAGTTTCCAACGGAGAAGCCGCTGAAATCAAAGTTGGAAACGCACTTCCACTCGGAAAAATTCCTCCAGGCACTAACGTGCATAACGTGGAATTGAAAATTGGAAGAGGCGGGCAAATCGCAAGAACTGCAGGATCCTTCGCTACTATCGCAGGTAGAGACGGAGAGTATGTTCTTCTCAAGCTTCCAAGCTCTGAGGTTCGTAAAGTTCACCAGAACTGCTACGCTACCGTTGGGATTTGCAGTAATAAAGATCATAACCTGGTTTCTATCGGTAAAGCCGGAAGAAACAGATGGTTAGGAAAGCGCCCGAAAGTCAGAGGGGTCGTGATGAACCCTGTGGATCACCCGCATGGTGGTGGTGAGGGTCGTACTTCCGGAGGTCGTCACCCAGTGACTCCTTGGGGTATTCCTACCAAAGGTTACAAGACTCGTCGTAGGGCTAAACCTTCCGACAAGTTCATCATCCAGAAGAGAAAGGGAAATAGGAGCAGGTAA